The following are from one region of the Centroberyx gerrardi isolate f3 chromosome 16, fCenGer3.hap1.cur.20231027, whole genome shotgun sequence genome:
- the med7 gene encoding mediator of RNA polymerase II transcription subunit 7 codes for MGEPQQVSALPPPPMQYIKEYTDDNIRKGLAPKPPPPIRDSYMMFGNQFQCDDLIIRPLESQGIERLHPMQFDHKRELKKLNMSILVNFLDLLDILIKSPGSIKREEKLEDLKLLFVHMHHLINEYRPHQARETLRVMMEVQKRQRLETAERFQKHLERVVEMIQGCLASLPDDLPQMEGPNGAGDGTRSGSAASSVGSSSGMAPRLKTEPMDVEEAGASCMAAGQQDKSMPASKRDKIWDKDAAMCSIIDEIA; via the coding sequence ATGGGTGAACCACAGCAGGTGAGCGCCCTGCCTCCTCCGCCGATGCAGTACATCAAAGAGTACACAGATGACAACATCCGTAAGGGTCTGGCCCCCAAGCCACCCCCACCCATCAGGGACAGCTACATGATGTTTGGCAACCAGTTCCAGTGCGATGACCTCATCATCCGGCCTCTGGAGAGCCAGGGCATTGAGAGGCTCCATCCTATGCAGTTTGACCACAAACGGGAGCTGAAGAAGCTCAACATGTCCATTCTGGTGAACTTCCTGGACCTGCTGGACATCCTGATCAAGAGCCCTGGCAGTATAAAGCGTGAGGAGAAGCTGGAGGACCTAAAGCTACTGTTTGTTCACATGCACCACCTGATAAATGAGTACAGGCCACACCAAGCCAGGGAGACCCTGAGGGTAATGATGGAGGTgcagaagagacagaggctgGAGACGGCTGAGAGGTTCCAGAAACATCTGGAGAGGGTGGTGGAGATGATCCAGGGTTGCCTTGCCTCTCTGCCCGATGACTTACCGCAGATGGAGGGCCCCAATGGAGCTGGGGATGGGACAAGGAGTGGGTCTGCAGCAAGTAGTGTTGGAAGCTCCTCTGGGATGGCCCCCAGACTGAAAACAGAACCTATGGATGTAGAGGAGGCAGGGGCCAGCTGCATGGCAGCAGGTCAGCAGGACAAGAGCATGCCTGCCtcaaagagagacaaaatatGGGACAAAGATGCTGCCATGTGCAGTATTATCGATGAAATTGCTTAA